Proteins from a genomic interval of Merismopedia glauca CCAP 1448/3:
- a CDS encoding response regulator produces the protein MNHQPESIRAFPASLPTKSEPQVNVLLVDDHPQNLVALEVVLQSLGQNLVKAQSGAAALKYLLHHDVAVILLDVQMPGIDGFETARLIRQRERSQHTPIIFLTAFAEGDDLRAQGYTLGAVDYLYKPIDPTILTSKVSVFIDLFKKNLEVQQQAAQLIAKNTEIVCAQAARQQAEEANRLKDEFLALISHELRTPLNSILGWSRLLLDRQFDAARTRRALETIERNAQTQAQLIEDILDISRLMLGKVELQIHKIDLTSFIDTTVDSIRPQAEAKSIHLSVQLDSTISTIEADPVRLRQIIWNLLANAIKFTPVGGKVSLQVSPSANDCLKLEISDTGIGIDPQFLPHIFDRFQQADSSSTRAHGGLGLGLAIVRQLVELHNGKIQVCSNGCNQGTTFTVQLAIANWHLESIGDLLPAVTTSSVRELPSLEGIQVLVVEDHLDNRELVQKVLEEVGASVIAVACAQAAISVLECIQPDVLVSDIAMPGEDGYQLIRQIRASKQSELPAIALTAHARPEDRRQALNAGFQEHISKPINAQQLTSVIAQLVAQFKSVTTKSGSGFKPD, from the coding sequence ATGAACCATCAGCCTGAAAGTATCCGAGCGTTTCCTGCTTCCTTGCCAACCAAATCTGAACCGCAAGTGAATGTTCTGCTCGTGGACGATCATCCCCAAAATCTGGTTGCCTTAGAAGTCGTGTTACAGAGCTTAGGGCAGAACTTGGTCAAAGCGCAATCTGGTGCAGCAGCGTTAAAGTACTTACTTCATCATGATGTAGCTGTGATCTTGCTCGACGTTCAAATGCCCGGTATTGATGGCTTTGAAACGGCAAGATTGATTCGTCAACGCGAGCGATCGCAACATACCCCAATTATCTTTCTCACAGCATTTGCCGAGGGCGATGACTTACGAGCGCAAGGGTATACCCTGGGTGCTGTAGATTATTTATACAAGCCAATCGATCCCACTATTTTGACTTCCAAAGTATCTGTATTTATTGATTTATTCAAAAAGAATCTAGAAGTTCAACAGCAGGCAGCCCAACTCATTGCTAAAAATACAGAAATTGTTTGCGCTCAAGCTGCTCGCCAACAAGCTGAAGAAGCAAACCGTCTGAAAGATGAATTTCTGGCGCTTATATCTCACGAACTACGGACACCGCTCAATTCGATTCTGGGTTGGTCGCGCCTATTACTTGATCGCCAATTTGATGCGGCAAGAACCCGACGAGCGCTAGAAACAATCGAGCGTAACGCCCAAACGCAAGCACAACTCATAGAAGATATTCTGGACATTTCCAGACTGATGCTCGGAAAAGTTGAACTACAGATTCACAAGATCGATCTAACTTCATTTATTGATACAACAGTCGATTCTATCCGTCCCCAAGCCGAAGCCAAATCGATTCATCTGTCCGTGCAACTCGATTCCACCATTTCAACAATTGAGGCAGATCCAGTACGATTGCGCCAAATTATCTGGAATCTGCTCGCCAATGCGATCAAATTCACTCCAGTAGGCGGAAAAGTTAGTTTACAGGTTTCGCCCTCTGCTAATGACTGCCTTAAGTTAGAAATTAGTGATACGGGTATTGGCATTGACCCACAGTTTTTGCCACACATTTTCGATCGCTTCCAACAAGCCGATAGTTCTTCGACTCGCGCGCATGGTGGATTAGGATTGGGACTGGCGATTGTGCGTCAGTTGGTCGAACTGCACAATGGCAAAATCCAGGTTTGCAGCAACGGTTGTAATCAAGGAACCACCTTTACTGTGCAGCTTGCGATCGCAAATTGGCATCTAGAAAGTATTGGCGATCTTTTACCTGCTGTTACTACGTCGAGTGTGAGAGAATTACCATCACTCGAAGGTATTCAAGTACTTGTAGTCGAAGATCATTTGGACAATCGAGAGTTAGTTCAAAAGGTTCTAGAAGAAGTTGGGGCTTCGGTGATTGCAGTAGCTTGTGCCCAAGCTGCGATCTCGGTTCTAGAATGTATTCAACCAGATGTACTAGTAAGCGATATTGCTATGCCGGGAGAAGACGGTTATCAATTGATTCGTCAAATTCGTGCATCCAAGCAATCAGAACTTCCGGCTATTGCCCTCACTGCTCATGCTAGACCAGAAGATCGCCGTCAAGCCCTAAATGCTGGGTTTCAAGAGCATATCTCGAAGCCAATTAACGCCCAGCAATTAACGAGTGTTATTGCCCAACTCGTTGCACAATTTAAATCGGTGACAACCAAGTCAGGTTCTGGTTTCAAGCCAGATTAG